The Helicoverpa armigera isolate CAAS_96S chromosome 5, ASM3070526v1, whole genome shotgun sequence sequence TTTCAGGGTTAGATATatccatttatcgaagaagacCATAGGCTTTTATCCGGTTACGCGGAGCAATTCCCTCAGGACTCGGGCTAAATCGTGGATGGAGCTTACAAGTAGAGTGGTGTCTCCAACAGACAAACTATGTGTTTAGTTGTATTGGACATTACGTAccttataaaacttaaaatgtacctttttgatAATACTCACAGTCCATTAGCCAACATAATAAGCTTGGTGGTGTCGTTGAACATGACTCCGACACTCTCGTCGCACAGCTGGTAGCCGAAGCCGTACTTGTCGCTGTAGTCCACCCACTTGCCCACCCAGACCAGCGGCTGGGCCGCGGGGTCACTCATGTCGTCTGTCAGACATTCTGGACGGCATTTCAGCTGCGGATGACGaaattatgattaaaattgtattttttctatgttattttaatagtcATGAATAGATAGGTacagataattaaaaaaaaaaacattcaaatcaGAGCTAAGATgccaccccgtcgtttttgcgtcggggatTGTATAGCGATTCGTCTGTCTCATAATAGCAAaacatatttgaaaataaacaaacaataaagtttgtaagatggtcgtggtggcctagtgggcaaagaaccaacctctcgagtatgagggcgcgggttcgatcccaggtcaggcaagtaccaatgcaacttttctaagtttgtatgtactttcttttttttttcaataatcttGCGATCGGCTTTACCAGCCTTAAACAGATTTTTTGAGGATTTATTGACAGTTGAGAACTGTTCCTCCAGCGAGGAAACCGTCTCATATTAGATTGGGATTAGTCAACAAAGAACGTCCCATGTGTGTTGTCTTTTTAGCCTTCTGTCCTTTAACGATTCACAGAGTGCTGATGCAAGTGTGTTGGTATGAGCGTCGATGCGACTCTTGTAAGCTTTAACtctattttctatttctttctTGACCATATTCATTTCAGTGTATTCATGGAGTTCATTTGTTCTGATAAACAGTGGAGCATTGGTTATTATTCTCAGTGCTTTATTTTGGAACCGTTGCAGAATCTCCACATTTGAGTTTTTTGCTGAGCCCCATAACTCAATTCCATACGTCCACACGGGTTTGATGacagttttgtaaataagtatctTATTTTCCATTGTGACGCAGGATCTTCTGCCTACCAGCCAATTTAGGGATCTGAGTCGTGCGTTTAACTCttcgcgttttttttttatgtggatTTTCCAGGTTTGCTTCCTATCAAGATGCATGCCCAAATACTTGGCTGAATCGTGATGGGGTAGAGTATCGTCTCCGAGCTTGATTGGAGGGCAGTTTTCTTGTCTCAAAGTAAAAGTGACATGCACTGATTTATTGGAGCTGGCTCTGATTCGCCACTTTTTCATCCAAGAATTAACTTTGTTCAAGTGGGTCTGGAGGGCCAAGGATGCTTCAGTAGGGTTTTTGTGGTTGCAGAGTGCCGCTGTGTCATCAGCGAACGTTGCAGACATaacatgtatgtactttctaagtgtatcttagacaccaatgactgtgtttcggatggcacgttaaactgtaggtcccggctgtcattgaacatccttggcagtcgttatgggtagtcagaagccagtaagtcagataccagtctaaccaaggggtatcgggttgcccgggtaactgggttgaggaggtcagataggcagtcgcttcttgtaaagcactggtactcagctgaatccggttagactggaagccgaccccaacatagtttgggaaaaaggctcggaggatgatgaaagtTTGTAAGATGGAGTTTGTACGAAACACTTTGTTTTCGTTGGTATCCGTTTTTCTTTAGTCTAGAACTGTTGTACATATTCCTAGAAGGGCTGGTGTCCATACCTTGCTAACAAGCAGTGCAGCGAGCTGATCGCGCAAGGCGAACAGGTTCTGTCGGTGCGAGGTGGGCTCCACCGCACGCGGCTCGGCGCCGATCGCCTCGCGTTTCACCGGCGAGTCCAACGCCATCGCCACGTGATCTGCAACTTACCATATCATTTATGCGTTCTACTAATTTACATATCAGAAAGCGTATGATCATCACAACATAGTATTTAACTAAGTAGTTCTAGATGTTTCTGATTATAGATTTGTCAAGATCCGTAACGGATGATTATTCCGTTCTCACCAATAGACAGATTGATTTTAGAGGAAGGTTTATGCACATAATTGAGTGTATTGAAAAGCTTGTTGTAAAACGGACGTGTGTGGACGGGCTAGGTACTCACAACGCTATCTCAGTGCCAAAATGATGATACAAAGACACGTCAGCACATACTTACCATTAGAGTTAACCTCGTTGAGGGGTCTGCGGTGCAGCGCGACGCCTTCCAGCTGGTCAGTCCTAGGCGCGGTGGTGAGGCAGGACAGCGGCAGAGCGGCGGGCATGATGCCGGACGAGAAGAACTCGTGCTGCAGCAGCCGGTCTACTGACGGACGCCGCGCCGGGTTCGACTGCAGCTGCAGTACTATCATTGACGCCGCTGGCTTGCGCAGCGAAGACGGGATCCTAAGCGAACGCTTCAGTTTTACTGACTTTTCTAAAAGTTCTCTTAGTTAATTCAATGGTGAATGTGTGTATTATTAAATTTCACCAAACAGGACAGTGAGTgatttaaacatacataaaattagACACAAATCACATGAAGCTGATCACACAAACTTATGAATGAATGTCGCAGTCTGATGCACCGTCGTAAGCAACAGTTATTGGTTGCTAATTAGCGGGATATGACCATGGTTGTTACGTCACACGAGGCCGCCACGACACCATCACCGTATACTGGTTGTAACCACCTGTAGCGCTGGTTGACGGTATTATCGTTGACTAACGCGCGCGCGTACCGACTACCCAGTGAGTGCCAGGGCCCCGAGCAACACACGCTCATCGCGAGGTGCACTCCCTCACTGATTGACAATACAAAGTACATCTGCATTATTTTACAGGAATTCTGCACGACGGGATTCTCAATATTTGATCGCGATAGCTAAATGGGGTAGTTACACTAATTGGTTTGCGTGGTAAGTTGAATGACGTAGAATAATCATGGTAaatgattcaaataaataattaagattcaTTGAAAAATTATGCCAATCATTGTCTTTCAATTATgaattaatcataaaataatatttctaatgaaatcttAAATATTCCATTTTCATGGTCAAATCGGTTCTGAGGTGCTGGGCATTTCCCAATCCCTACAATTTGAACAAACATTATTGCTTGTACTAGTGTTAACAATTAAGTACTTtaactttgtaaaaaatataaaacaatggcAAAATGGTGTTTCAACGAAAAACGTATCAAGGGACTAAAATATATCAAACCAAATTAATAAAAGGAGATATTAAACAGGAATTTCCAAAAATTTTATCATAATGTGCATCATAAGGAAACTCGTATCCTATtgacatagaaaaaaaaaaattaagtattgtTAAGTAAGATGTAATTAAACATACCTGTACTCGCACTGCTTGATCCTCTTGTAAGTGTCCTTGAGCGTGGACGTCTCAAACGGCGGCTTGCCAACGAGCAGAGTGTACATGATGCAGCCCAGGCTCCAGATGTCTACTTCAAAGGAATGCCCCTTCTTCGTCAGAATCTCCGGCGCTATGTAGTTTGGTGTGCCGCATAGAGTTTGTTTTCTTTCTCCTGTGTTACATAGGCAGAATAAGTACATATTTGGTGAGAGACAGCATATTGTTGGTGAGGAGAAATGAGAATTTAACAATCTGCTGATTTCTTTTAcacaactttaaataaaatgaagtcaAAGTAGAATGtcatattatttaagaaaaagaaaaatgtgcTTTTAAACTGCAGATATATTATTGACTCTTCAATTAATGTGATGATGTCTCTGAAAACAAAGTTGAGAAACAAACCATCATATTCAATCCTAGCAGCCAGTCCGAAGTCTCCAATCTTAACATGAAGATCATCATCAAGGAACAGGTTGCCGAGCTTCAGATCTCTGTGGATGATGCGCATGTTATGCAGGTACTGCACACCAAGGAGTATCTGGTGCATGTAGAACCTTGTCTCTGGTTCCGTAATTGCTTTTCTTCTCTTGTGCAGCTCCATCATAGACTGTAGAAGATAcatagtaaatataatattgtttaatacTTACTTTCATATAGAGTTCATTATTAAGTAGAAGTTATAACTGAGTAGTTAATGAAACAAGGCTGTAAGGGATTGAGTCAATGCCCTTAAGGATCATTGACcttaaaaagaaatacctaAAATTAGAATCAAGGCCTTGTTGATACCTGTGCAAACATAAATATTCCAAACTTATTTGCTATGTTTGGATTTCAAATCTAGACTTGTACATAGTGAAATATTACAGTTTTACCATGAAGGTCAAGAGTAAAATAGTTGCAATGACATGAAACTCACCCGTCTCTTACACAGCTCCAGTATGATGTAGATATTGAGTGAGTCTTCAAAGAAGCTGTGGAAGCCGACCACATGCTTGTGCTGCAGGGAGCGGTGGATGGAGATCTCCTGGGCCATCTTCTCCTTCTGGCTGGACTTCACCATCAGTTTCTTGGAAACTATCTTCCCCGCCCATATTTGGCTTGTGGCTATGTCTTGGATCTCGTAGCATTTTGCAAAGCCACcctaaaattttattgatttagttAGTGTACAATGTTCTATGTGCTAAGTGATGTGTATGGATTAGAAAACATTGTGATGAAGAATGACTGATTAATGTGGGCTAGTTTacaaatgtgatatttttatcttaGACAAACATAACTGCAGATTATCAGTTAGCCTACTCTAAAAACAACATGTATAAAGAGATGAGAAGTTAGCTAATGAATCTCTTGTACATAGTTTTGAAATGATGATAGAAATTGTACATTTCTATGAACTTGACCATTAGTCTCTAAATCAACAGTTTGTCAgcataatatttatacaaacttGAAACAAACTGATTTAACATTTTGATGAACCCCTAAAGCATGTGTCATACATTTGGTTTCACTAagtttacaagaagcaactgcacCTGTTAATCAACTTGTGTTGCATTTGAAATGTAACCGACAAATTACGCATTTGTTCCACAAGATAGAGATTTAGGACATATTTCTAATTACAAGGTGTCATAAAGCTCGACATAGAAATAGGGCCCATATAATTAACGTTTAACGGTTACCTACattacaatttttataatacaaCAGGTGCAAACGCCGTTGCAAGTTTGGTAACCTTTTGAGTATTCAAATtgcacaaaacttacatttgaaCTGTTAATCATGTAATAAGGACGTGATTAAAGaaataacattacatttaaTGAACGAAATAATTAAAGAACTTACCTTTCCGAAAAATCGTAACCTCTGATAGGTGCAGTTTGTTTGGGGATCGTGTATAATTTCcggtatttctttcttttcgtCTTCTTTGATCGACGTCATTTTAAACtagcttaaaatataaaattacaagtcAAATAAAGTTACGATAAGCAATTAACTATTGATGATTGTTGACAAATTCACAAAGGAGATTTCAAACGGCCATACGTTTGAACTTTGAAGCAAACTTTGAAGGCTGTTTGAACGGTTTGAAGTTGCGTCCAATCACTGAATAGCATTTTCTACCAAAGTTGCTACCAAAAATTTGATGATTACTACcacatattttaagattttcttGTAAAGTTAGACGGTTTCAGTATCATTTTACTAGGAAAGTACATTATAAAAAGTAGATTTATTAAAGGAATATAAAAAATGAGTTCTTCATTCGTTTTACGGTTTCTTGGTAAATAAATTTGAAActcaaatgtatttaaaaactaacCCTATTTTTCTTTTGCAACACTGGGAATTTCAACGAAGGACATGGATATGAATAAGGGTGGTAACACACTTGttgaataacatttattttgtaattgaaataattttatcgtcCACTTACACTCCAAAAATTTTGAAGTGGTTCTTCAAAGTGATTTAAAAAGTTCAGTCAGGCCAAAGACTCGAAAATTTCTAAAGTCTATGTATATCGTTTTCtgcgtagttttaaaaatttttgtttataactttGATGCCAGTATCAATTTTGTTTAGGCTTGCTGTATGACGATAATGTCCAATGTGAACCACCACCGTGTCTATCGATCTActcaaaaaacatgttaaaccatgctctttactatttaaatttcaacataCCAGCCCCGAGGCTATTATTAAAGCctttaaagatcttaaaataaaatcaacagaagatctgtggggtatgtctgtcaaggtatgtaggtcaattattgaaacaattgcaccttatttaacttacatatttaatgttagcGTAGACCAAGGCGTGTTTCCTGACTTAATGAAACACAGCAAAGTAGTTCCTTTATTCAAATCGGGAAATAGTAAGGAATCGAATAACTACAGACCCGTTTCTGTCTTACCGGTTCTCAGCAAGGTATTTGAAAAGTTGATGCTTGAACAGatgttgcgccatttcaataaaaactccatctttcacaaagaacaatacggtttcactaaaggtcgctgtacaaccgatgctggtgtaactttgatcaagcACATCTTTAAGGCTTGGGAGGAAGCTGAAGACTCTATTGGAATCTTCTGCGATCTCTCAAAAGCGTTTGACTGTGTAAATCACGAAACGCTTTTGCGAAAGCTAGAGCATTACGGAATAAGAGATACTTCTCTCCAGCTGTTAAAATCATATCTAAATGGTcggcaacttaaagttcaagtaaacggcGTAAATTCACGAGGTTCAGTGATGGCAATGGGCGTACCACAAGGTTCTatattaggtccgttcctctttttagtttacataaatgatttgccctacttatttgataatcaacctaaaatggtgttgtttgccgatgacacttctcttatttttaatattgatcgacgtagacgtaccttagacgacgtaaacaattccattctccaggttcaaaattggttcaacgcaaataacttggctcttaatgaaaaaaaaaacaaaatgcattcgtttttcattgccaaatgtaaaaagtagtgaatgtgacattatacttaagaggacgaattggaatttttggcgccaaggatgtcaatttttctcagtaaatacaaaacggatcaaaatacaacttggttacctgaaagttcatgatataagccttattttgttagttgtagaaacatgattaggtaacttttataacagagaaaaatatatcaaacatacctctttttaaaaagagattcacatattatgggcaaacgggaccgatttaagcctcttaacttttttagtagttgagtatatacatactctttaaaatggtagtaggaatttttattaaattatcatttctaaatattaaaattacaaaaccattttgtcgcttacgacttttagttataagctagcgcgcgtattgttatcctcgccccgctcagacgctccgaccccttttggcgccttagatgcgcgtgccggttatggaattattgttgaccacttcctcgccttaatagtgaaaaactagaatttataaatcaaacagttttcctgggaatcactcttgacaaaaaactacagtggggaccccacattacatctcttgcgggtcgtcttagctcggccgcctatgctattagaaagatgaggcagctagcggacgtagaaacagctagactggtatattttagttacttccacagcatcatgtcgtacggcattctgctgtggggacgagctgctgacattgaatgcatatttatcttgcaaaagcgagctgtcagagctatgtacaacttacgtagtcgtgaatctcttagggaactgtttaaaaaaattaatatcatgaccgtaccttgtcaatttatttatgaaaatatcatgtatgttaggaaaaacttacatttgtttgaaaaaatatgtgatagacataattataacactagaaataaaaataagatagctatcccgcagtttagattatctaaagtacatacatctttcatgggatattgtgtcaaatgttataataaaataccagacaacattctggaactaaatgacatgcggtttaaaactcatataaaagccacactttgtaagcaagcatattataaattagaagattacattcaagataaaaatgcttggaaacatgctggtcctgctccataggacatactgacaatatctaattaattaacaaattaaaattacaccagcaaataaaattgtattcatcttttgattatttgtttgtaactttgtaccaaaatataaaccaatttgtaaatgtgaacaccatgtagcattttaattgtcactttatcctcatttgtctttgcgattctacatgatcttcgcatgcttttactgtatgtatcaatacatacaaattgtaatactatattatttttaaaaagagtaaccatggagtttcttgcccgttcttctccataggaagctacttttggaatgggcaactagaatcaaacttagttataattttgacgttcataagtgcttgtaaaggcctaaatgaaataaatgatttgagttttttttttttgaaccaATCAAGAGAAATGTGGATTTCGCGAAGCTTATCATAGATGGCGTTACTGTAGACTCGTGTATTTTATCAACTATGTATTTACTATTGActccttcaaaaataaaacgttttttgaAGAACGTTAAAAATGTGGTAGGCTACCTGTACCCTATTACCTAAAATCTTCTGTAGCTAAAGGTCAACATAGTTATTGTTCGTAGATGATAGGTATTGGTGTATTTACATCATTATCTCATTTTTGGACAGTGTTACCCAagcaatatacctaaataagaaaaagtttgttaataatgtattaattatttagtcaTTAATTTAAGTACTTCATTAAAAGCTATTTGGAAGCTGCTTGACTAATCGAATATAGCTTGTAGGCACCTAATTGAACATGTTAAACACTaccataatattaatttaggaCCATTCGGTATACGTCACCGTTATTAacaattatgtacttacttacgcATTATCAAAttgtatttcaaaattgtaaaaccattacctgtatttttttgtattttaaattggaGAAAAAATGCTAACAAATATGGTTAggtaaatacatgttttttctGACGATGaattctgaaataattaaaagaatttTGGATTATTTCATTAACGAGTTCAGCAAATTCTTTAGAAACGATTCATATGGCGCCTCATCTAAGCGAGACTTCCTCCCAGAGCTGGAATGGATTTTTTAATAACCGCACAGAATTCAGCAATTTTACGTGTTCTTGGGGGTTTTCCTTAGTGTTGACGTTATGACTtttattaaactgaaaatattggCTGAGTAATTAGCCAAATCTGTATATAACCACAATGACTCTAAGGACGCTATTTATCGAGCTTTAGGTACAAAGTGAGTTGTCTGCGAATCACTGGTATAAAACTGTCTGTAAGCTGTAGTCAATATCAAAGGCAGCCAGCATTGTGGTCGTGCCCGAGTTTGTGCAATAAAcagataacaattaaataaaaactattttgcgCGCACAATAATTGTGACTGGccattagataaaaaaaaataagttccattttttaaaattcaacaTGGACTCCGTCTTTCGTCACGTTTTGTTAATAAGTGTTTTGTTTCTGTTAAATAACGATGAAAGTTTTCAACAGGCGCTGGTTACTACCGATGATTGTAAGTGATTGATTTGTTCAATTCAATACCTCATTAGTTGTCCTTGACATGAACAGTTGGTTTGCttgttaattatttgtttatacctTCTTAGTAAGCACGATAAGAATTTAAATCTATCGTAATTTTAAGGGAACGTCAGATTCATGATTGTTTTCGTGTATGTTTTGCGTGAATTTAAtcactaattaatatttatttcatccaTTAATGCGTGATGATTACATAAAATTGCTCCTACAATTATAACTATTTAAAGGCAGTATGGGATTAGACTTTGGCCCAAAAAGTCGTGCGTAAATACCTAGTTAACTCAAAAAACGTAATGTCGTCGATCGGGAACGTGCATTATGAAAGTGCAAAATGTGGTGGCAATTACTTTGTTTTGTGCCGTGTTTTGTTATTGTCGaggtaaagtaattttattttagaaacacTGTGAAAAAAACTAAGTACCCAATACGTTAACAACTCTTCAAGTCAAACCCTTCAAATGTTGTGATTTATCTCAATCGGAATTTTctagaattaattttatgagCTAGTAAACATGATTAATTGCTTATAAACGCTAAAGTATGCCATTAAAACGTGGTGTCTATACCATAGACTGCTTATGTGTGGCACTAATTTTATTCAAGGCATGTCACGGCCTCAAGATGATGAGCGATAAGTCGTTGATTGTGTGAGAacacataaatattaatgattaCTTACAATCACCCACTAGAAAACACAACAGTTGTAAATAATACGCTCACATTTTATTTCGCAAAATCACTCATAAAAAGAATGATCGGGACGTtaattcaaatcaaaatcataAGGTACGGTTCGATGTACCGAAGGTTCGCGACGGCGCAAACTGTTTAGAAGACAAACTAGAAGGAGCGCATCGCGTGAGTGTAACTGGCGTGCAGCATGCTACTCCACGGGAAACTGTCCTCATTCAATACGTCTTCACCGTAATACTTGGTCGAGGTCAGGAAAATGTCGAGCCGTCGTCTTGGAAACTGCGCCCGTTTTCATACAAGGacgtacaaaaatatacgtACACTCAAGGTGTAAGACTTCCTCGTATGGAGTCGGACTTCGTAATGCCTGCTAACTCATTTGGACAACCGTTGCCCTTAATTTAGTCGGCTGAACAAATAGCGGCGACAGATGACCCATTAttgtttatcaataaaaaatgtccCATGCGTGTTGTTTGAAAAGGTGCTTGTTACATTTTTAAGCTAGTTTGCATATTAGatatataagaagaagattAGGTAGAAGGATTAGAGAAGGTAGTAGATGATAGCAACATATATTCACACTTGTAAAAGATCAATTATAAATACTACACCTTTAATCCGTACTAGTATTGTGAAAGAAACTGTGTCTCTCTCTCACGTTtccacgccaaaactactgagccaatttaaatgaaatttagaACATAGCAGACAGTCTAGATTTTTTACGAGAGCTCAGATCGATCTAACATAAAGTTTCAATCACCCCTAAAATTTATAACCATTCTTTTTTTCGCAGTGGAGAATCATATAAACCCTGAGGATCTGCTCGAGTTTATGAAGATGCAGCCGGAGACTACCGAGCCTGATGTTATTCCCCTGAGCGATAGATTTGCTGACCCTATGGTACGTTCCTTTGATTATCATGATAAACCTATCGCCGTCGagtgctgaacgtaggcctccctGAATAAGCGCCAACCATCCCGGTCTTGGGTAGCCCGTATTCATTAACTGCTCGTCACTTCAAAATTCTCCATCTCCTAtacttagggctgccatccatccgggtttccccggatttgtcctcgtttggaggccgtccgggggacgtccgggcggggtttcaagaagtgtccggggaaaacccggacatttttcttacgagttgaattacaatcgacacacagactgcagaagtcgaagtgtcccaaaactcaaaaattttcgcgctcgcttcgctcgcggcttcctttcttgacactatctttttttacgtttagctactttaatatcccaatattccaAAAAttttcgctcgcggcttcttcactttgcggatttttttattatacaagtttaggtgctttagtgacccaaaactcaaaaattttcggcgacttcactttacggttgtttgtatttttcaacatttttttgtctaacctatcaaaaaggtagcgccgttttaagtcctattactaacaagaagctaactcctagtttccatatgagctttcttatttatgaccttcgaaatattaagtcataatcttttaatactaggtacctactacttgagctagatatTGGCCCTGACGttacatgtaaggaagcacctcattgaatttaagtatatacataatagtagtaatagtaatattaaaaactaggtcttgttttgtagaaaaaaaaaattcggactcgtccggggtaaaaatgcgatttacgccaaatgtccgggtttttttaatatttgtccgggtttggcgaaattcgaaatggcagccctacctataCTTCATAGATGTTAAGACAAaaagacataataaaaatatc is a genomic window containing:
- the LOC110371560 gene encoding serine/threonine-protein kinase polo isoform X5 — its product is MTSIKEDEKKEIPEIIHDPQTNCTYQRLRFFGKGGFAKCYEIQDIATSQIWAGKIVSKKLMVKSSQKEKMAQEISIHRSLQHKHVVGFHSFFEDSLNIYIILELCKRRSMMELHKRRKAITEPETRFYMHQILLGVQYLHNMRIIHRDLKLGNLFLDDDLHVKIGDFGLAARIEYDGERKQTLCGTPNYIAPEILTKKGHSFEVDIWSLGCIMYTLLVGKPPFETSTLKDTYKRIKQCEYSEGVHLAMSVCCSGPWHSLGSRYARALVNDNTVNQRYRIPSSLRKPAASMIVLQLQSNPARRPSVDRLLQHEFFSSGIMPAALPLSCLTTAPRTDQLEGVALHRRPLNEVNSNVADHVAMALDSPVKREAIGAEPRAVEPTSHRQNLFALRDQLAALLVSKLKCRPECLTDDMSDPAAQPLVWVGKWVDYSDKYGFGYQLCDESVGVMFNDTTKLIMLANGLNVHYINRQGQEQYMTMREYPQELDKKMKLLTYFRRYMTEHLMKAGASVPVRESDGLSRLPHLHQWFRTTLAVIMYLTNGTLQINFQDHTKIILCPLMQAVTYIDVEKNFRTFRFSTIEEHGCDKKLYTNLTYALEKLNSVLANKLC
- the LOC110371560 gene encoding serine/threonine-protein kinase polo isoform X1, encoding MARVPSPPDENIRNMETQRHCNCSRLPFLGNFCAPGESGRRVMNYFSKSIKFKMTSIKEDEKKEIPEIIHDPQTNCTYQRLRFFGKGGFAKCYEIQDIATSQIWAGKIVSKKLMVKSSQKEKMAQEISIHRSLQHKHVVGFHSFFEDSLNIYIILELCKRRSMMELHKRRKAITEPETRFYMHQILLGVQYLHNMRIIHRDLKLGNLFLDDDLHVKIGDFGLAARIEYDGERKQTLCGTPNYIAPEILTKKGHSFEVDIWSLGCIMYTLLVGKPPFETSTLKDTYKRIKQCEYSEGVHLAMSVCCSGPWHSLGSRYARALVNDNTVNQRYRIPSSLRKPAASMIVLQLQSNPARRPSVDRLLQHEFFSSGIMPAALPLSCLTTAPRTDQLEGVALHRRPLNEVNSNVADHVAMALDSPVKREAIGAEPRAVEPTSHRQNLFALRDQLAALLVSKLKCRPECLTDDMSDPAAQPLVWVGKWVDYSDKYGFGYQLCDESVGVMFNDTTKLIMLANGLNVHYINRQGQEQYMTMREYPQELDKKMKLLTYFRRYMTEHLMKAGASVPVRESDGLSRLPHLHQWFRTTLAVIMYLTNGTLQINFQDHTKIILCPLMQAVTYIDVEKNFRTFRFSTIEEHGCDKKLYTNLTYALEKLNSVLANKLC
- the LOC110371560 gene encoding serine/threonine-protein kinase polo isoform X4, yielding MARVPSPPDENIRNMETQRHCNCSRLPFLGNFCAPGESGRRVMNYFSKSIKFKMTSIKEDEKKEIPEIIHDPQTNCTYQRLRFFGKGGFAKCYEIQDIATSQIWAGKIVSKKLMVKSSQKEKMAQEISIHRSLQHKHVVGFHSFFEDSLNIYIILELCKRRSMMELHKRRKAITEPETRFYMHQILLGVQYLHNMRIIHRDLKLGNLFLDDDLHVKIGDFGLAARIEYDGERKQTLCGTPNYIAPEILTKKGHSFEVDIWSLGCIMYTLLVGKPPFETSTLKDTYKRIKQCEYRIPSSLRKPAASMIVLQLQSNPARRPSVDRLLQHEFFSSGIMPAALPLSCLTTAPRTDQLEGVALHRRPLNEVNSNDHVAMALDSPVKREAIGAEPRAVEPTSHRQNLFALRDQLAALLVSKLKCRPECLTDDMSDPAAQPLVWVGKWVDYSDKYGFGYQLCDESVGVMFNDTTKLIMLANGLNVHYINRQGQEQYMTMREYPQELDKKMKLLTYFRRYMTEHLMKAGASVPVRESDGLSRLPHLHQWFRTTLAVIMYLTNGTLQINFQDHTKIILCPLMQAVTYIDVEKNFRTFRFSTIEEHGCDKKLYTNLTYALEKLNSVLANKLC
- the LOC110371560 gene encoding serine/threonine-protein kinase polo isoform X2, which produces MARVPSPPDENIRNMETQRHCNCSRLPFLGNFCAPGESGRRVMNYFSKSIKFKMTSIKEDEKKEIPEIIHDPQTNCTYQRLRFFGKGGFAKCYEIQDIATSQIWAGKIVSKKLMVKSSQKEKMAQEISIHRSLQHKHVVGFHSFFEDSLNIYIILELCKRRSMMELHKRRKAITEPETRFYMHQILLGVQYLHNMRIIHRDLKLGNLFLDDDLHVKIGDFGLAARIEYDGERKQTLCGTPNYIAPEILTKKGHSFEVDIWSLGCIMYTLLVGKPPFETSTLKDTYKRIKQCEYSEGVHLAMSVCCSGPWHSLGSRYARALVNDNTVNQRYRIPSSLRKPAASMIVLQLQSNPARRPSVDRLLQHEFFSSGIMPAALPLSCLTTAPRTDQLEGVALHRRPLNEVNSNDHVAMALDSPVKREAIGAEPRAVEPTSHRQNLFALRDQLAALLVSKLKCRPECLTDDMSDPAAQPLVWVGKWVDYSDKYGFGYQLCDESVGVMFNDTTKLIMLANGLNVHYINRQGQEQYMTMREYPQELDKKMKLLTYFRRYMTEHLMKAGASVPVRESDGLSRLPHLHQWFRTTLAVIMYLTNGTLQINFQDHTKIILCPLMQAVTYIDVEKNFRTFRFSTIEEHGCDKKLYTNLTYALEKLNSVLANKLC